From Leptolyngbyaceae cyanobacterium, a single genomic window includes:
- a CDS encoding DHH family phosphoesterase: protein MPEQQLQWQIQPTIQPPEWFLASVKQYAPELAGNYAVQLLWQRGIRDREQLAGFLNPSLFKPASPFEFGQEMQWAVERLQKARNDGEIVAIWGDFDADGITSTAVLWDGLGQFFPQNTHLFYYVPNRLTESHGLNCEGIDSLANKGVSLIVTCDTGSTNVKEMEYAKTLGIDIIVTDHHTLLPERPPVIAIVNPRYLSPEHQLFNLSGVAVAYKLVEALYQSLPNVPKQPLEDLLDLVTIGLIADLVQLSGDCRYLAQLGIEKLQEDLQKPPALRRRPGVSRLLEFCRKSGDRPTDISFGIGPRINAVSRIQGDASFCVELLTSRDIKHVENLAQATELANSRRKSLQKDVQQQATQKLAELDLSTTSFIVLVETGWPVGVLGLVAGQIAQETGRPTVLLSIEEPASEDSKAGEDNNELSNRKSKIENQKLARGSARSVNQIDLYQLVSAQAHLLHRFGGHPFAAGLSIPVENIPLFTQAINQRLWQQLGSNGSQLGTRNISADLTITVAELGQDLFRELKVLEPCGMGNPVPQLLIKNCWFENIWNKNIQDASGKKIQYIKTEFKICDDSDQIGFPGLWWGHYKDEIPTGRCDAIVELDFNTYQKRYEVRLAAVRSHISNVSLFSRNLDRLDWILDWRNEAGEGENAEKLSIPNPLVVRECPTNWDDLQLWFRRAWQTKQKLAIAYPPPQPISPNEIWQQLVGIAKYLNRTGKTVTITQLQQKLTISDACLHMGLQMLSKLGFHVKNGDGYVQISGHPSLESPNLDAEISSYIELFLAAVKEERFRRQYFYKVPISTIQTMASKSVFNVREELLFEDMPF, encoded by the coding sequence ATGCCAGAACAGCAACTTCAATGGCAAATTCAGCCAACTATTCAACCGCCAGAATGGTTTCTTGCATCTGTTAAACAATATGCACCGGAACTAGCTGGAAATTATGCTGTTCAACTTTTATGGCAGCGAGGAATTCGCGATCGCGAACAACTAGCAGGATTTTTGAACCCTAGTTTATTCAAGCCAGCTAGTCCGTTTGAATTCGGCCAGGAAATGCAATGGGCGGTTGAAAGATTGCAAAAAGCTAGAAATGATGGCGAAATCGTCGCTATTTGGGGGGATTTCGACGCGGATGGCATTACTTCAACGGCTGTTTTATGGGATGGCTTAGGGCAATTTTTTCCTCAAAATACTCACTTATTTTATTACGTTCCCAATCGCCTGACGGAATCTCACGGGCTTAATTGTGAAGGCATTGATAGCTTGGCAAACAAGGGAGTTTCGCTGATCGTTACTTGCGATACTGGTAGCACCAATGTTAAAGAAATGGAGTATGCCAAAACATTGGGTATCGATATAATCGTTACCGATCACCATACGCTTTTACCAGAACGTCCGCCAGTAATCGCGATCGTCAATCCCCGCTATTTGTCGCCAGAACACCAATTATTTAATTTGTCCGGAGTTGCAGTTGCTTATAAATTGGTAGAAGCGCTTTATCAAAGTTTGCCAAATGTGCCCAAACAACCTTTAGAAGATTTATTAGATTTAGTGACAATTGGGTTAATTGCCGATTTAGTTCAACTTAGTGGAGATTGCCGATATTTAGCGCAATTGGGAATCGAAAAATTGCAAGAAGATTTGCAAAAGCCACCTGCATTGCGGCGGCGTCCGGGAGTTAGTCGTTTGCTAGAATTTTGTCGGAAAAGCGGCGATCGCCCTACGGATATTTCCTTTGGTATTGGCCCGCGAATTAACGCGGTTAGCCGCATTCAAGGGGATGCGAGTTTTTGCGTAGAATTGCTCACCAGCCGCGACATCAAGCACGTGGAAAACTTAGCGCAAGCAACGGAATTAGCGAACTCTCGCCGCAAGTCTTTACAAAAAGACGTACAACAACAAGCCACCCAAAAATTAGCAGAATTAGACTTATCTACTACTAGCTTTATTGTACTGGTAGAAACGGGTTGGCCTGTGGGTGTTTTGGGTTTAGTTGCCGGACAAATCGCCCAAGAAACAGGTCGTCCCACTGTTTTATTAAGTATAGAAGAACCAGCATCAGAAGATAGCAAAGCAGGAGAGGATAATAATGAGCTTTCCAATCGAAAATCGAAAATCGAAAATCAAAAATTGGCCAGGGGTTCTGCGCGATCGGTAAATCAAATCGATCTTTACCAATTAGTCAGCGCTCAAGCACATCTTTTACATCGGTTTGGCGGACATCCTTTCGCCGCCGGATTAAGTATTCCTGTAGAAAATATCCCCTTATTTACACAGGCGATCAATCAAAGATTATGGCAACAATTGGGATCGAATGGTAGTCAATTGGGAACGCGAAATATCTCGGCTGATTTAACTATTACGGTAGCAGAATTAGGACAAGATTTATTTCGAGAATTAAAAGTTTTGGAACCTTGCGGTATGGGTAATCCCGTCCCCCAATTACTGATTAAAAATTGCTGGTTTGAAAATATTTGGAATAAAAACATTCAAGATGCTAGCGGTAAAAAAATTCAATATATTAAAACTGAGTTTAAAATTTGCGATGATTCTGACCAAATAGGGTTTCCCGGTCTTTGGTGGGGACATTATAAAGATGAAATACCGACGGGAAGATGCGATGCAATTGTGGAGTTGGATTTCAATACTTATCAAAAACGTTATGAAGTGCGGTTAGCTGCGGTGCGATCGCATATTTCCAACGTTTCCCTATTTAGCCGAAATCTCGATCGGCTAGACTGGATTCTAGACTGGCGAAATGAAGCAGGAGAAGGAGAAAATGCAGAAAAATTATCAATTCCCAATCCGCTGGTAGTGAGAGAATGTCCTACCAACTGGGATGATTTGCAATTGTGGTTTAGACGTGCTTGGCAGACAAAACAAAAATTAGCGATCGCCTATCCACCACCTCAACCAATTTCACCCAACGAAATATGGCAACAACTAGTAGGAATTGCCAAATATCTCAACCGTACTGGAAAAACCGTTACCATCACTCAATTGCAACAAAAACTCACAATTAGCGATGCTTGTTTGCATATGGGATTACAAATGTTAAGCAAATTAGGTTTTCACGTAAAAAATGGGGATGGATACGTGCAAATATCAGGACATCCCTCATTAGAATCACCAAATTTAGATGCAGAAATTTCTAGTTACATCGAGCTATTTTTAGCGGCAGTTAAAGAAGAAAGATTTCGCCGTCAGTATTTCTATAAAGTTCCTATTTCTACGATTCAAACAATGGCATCCAAAAGCGTTTTCAATGTACGTGAAGAATTATTGTTTGAGGATATGCCGTTTTAA
- a CDS encoding GNAT family N-acetyltransferase, whose protein sequence is MTNSDRNDGTSFNYNSIQVRNMEIDDLAPVYHLGEDVFTSDLYPYLYRTWDEWEVLGLYNTDPEYCLVAEVDEQLAGFILGTIISKSSWTYGYIIWLGINPNFQRRGVGDKLVDKLVERMIEDGVRFMMVDTDPANVPAVKFFTRKGFGNMRQHVFLSMNLSKHDYYGRLIAYEREKAERAAYRGSRRRSSSPPQEIVSEVATKIMVSETPPISQETQDI, encoded by the coding sequence ATGACAAACTCAGATAGAAATGATGGCACATCTTTTAACTACAACTCCATCCAAGTTCGCAACATGGAAATAGATGACCTCGCACCCGTTTATCACTTAGGGGAAGATGTGTTTACCAGCGATTTGTATCCTTATTTATATCGCACTTGGGATGAATGGGAAGTACTCGGACTTTATAATACCGATCCCGAATACTGTTTGGTGGCGGAAGTAGACGAACAACTAGCAGGATTCATTTTGGGAACCATTATCAGCAAGTCATCTTGGACTTATGGATACATTATCTGGCTGGGAATCAATCCTAACTTTCAGCGACGGGGCGTAGGAGACAAACTGGTTGATAAATTAGTAGAAAGGATGATCGAAGATGGCGTGCGTTTCATGATGGTAGATACCGATCCTGCTAACGTTCCAGCCGTGAAGTTTTTTACTCGCAAAGGTTTTGGCAATATGCGCCAGCACGTTTTTTTATCGATGAATTTAAGTAAGCACGATTATTATGGCAGATTGATTGCTTACGAGAGAGAAAAAGCTGAGAGGGCTGCTTATCGGGGATCGCGCCGTCGTTCATCTTCTCCGCCTCAAGAAATTGTTAGCGAAGTGGCTACTAAAATAATGGTAAGTGAAACTCCTCCTATCTCTCAAGAAACTCAGGATATATAA
- a CDS encoding glycosyltransferase family A protein: MSEKITLSIVTATRGNFSEYWLEQLLKIKGDVQLILVYPPDANFKYINDSRIKNFKSPYRGEVMQRTIGLLNASGKYVLALDDDDFVHPDVLEFTVKYFNKFPESWVLRLRMKKILFSDEEEIKKDWAEITDVNQLEVLKKTKENPDPFKGGKNPGLLELPIAPVDNKFDVRYAIWPGLERKDMHGIHIENFNNKIWKNQLVQDALTELGKAMKIFGAITWVPSWNLDRLLGLFIQAKFFQKDAIIGHWMPIPEQIRFIIRPDNLKETRIYLEGDILLAKRFPQYGYFWNLFFSQLYDVPRVLGKSLKRHILKQ; the protein is encoded by the coding sequence ATGAGCGAAAAAATTACACTATCTATAGTCACGGCTACCAGAGGAAATTTTTCGGAATATTGGTTAGAACAATTATTAAAAATCAAGGGAGATGTTCAGTTAATTTTAGTTTATCCTCCAGATGCTAATTTCAAATACATAAATGATTCGAGAATAAAAAATTTCAAGAGTCCTTATCGTGGTGAAGTAATGCAAAGAACGATCGGATTATTAAATGCTTCTGGGAAATATGTATTGGCATTAGATGACGACGATTTTGTTCATCCGGATGTATTAGAGTTCACGGTAAAATATTTTAATAAATTTCCTGAAAGCTGGGTTTTAAGACTAAGAATGAAAAAAATTCTTTTTTCTGATGAAGAAGAAATTAAAAAAGATTGGGCAGAAATTACCGATGTAAATCAACTAGAAGTATTGAAGAAAACTAAGGAAAATCCAGACCCGTTTAAAGGTGGAAAAAACCCAGGCTTACTTGAACTTCCCATCGCGCCTGTAGATAATAAATTTGATGTTCGTTATGCAATCTGGCCTGGTTTAGAAAGAAAAGATATGCACGGGATTCACATAGAAAATTTTAATAATAAAATCTGGAAAAATCAGCTTGTTCAAGATGCCCTTACCGAGTTGGGAAAAGCAATGAAAATTTTCGGTGCAATTACTTGGGTTCCCTCATGGAACCTGGATAGATTATTAGGATTATTTATTCAAGCTAAGTTTTTTCAAAAAGATGCTATTATAGGGCATTGGATGCCAATACCAGAACAAATTAGATTCATTATTAGGCCAGATAATTTAAAAGAAACCCGAATTTATTTAGAAGGAGACATCTTACTTGCTAAACGGTTTCCCCAATATGGATATTTTTGGAATCTTTTCTTTTCTCAATTATACGATGTACCGAGAGTATTGGGAAAATCATTAAAACGGCATATCCTCAAACAATAA